Proteins encoded together in one Bacteroidota bacterium window:
- a CDS encoding SIR2 family protein produces MSSHDPIRQSKYLRQTLSQDKKPVGFFISAGCPLAVNMPDGKWPLIPDVAGLTKYIGEELQKETNLRDKKSKSISDIYNTLIQEIEKTDKSNPNIEDILSFVRGLKQISKGANNVRGLSEEELIDIEAEICKKISLKLRVDLPDNKTPYHKLAKWIHNIERDTPVEIFTTNYDLLLEEAFEQIGVPYFDGFVGSRKPFFDLRAVEDGLTPKHWSRLWKIHGSINWYLNGKEVYRSTSLDEDDSYIIHPSHLKYDQSRKMPYLALIDRLNKFLRQNSAVLIMSGYSFSDEHLNDTILSALKANPTAMVIGLLFGPLSTNIEEECSDGSKAIKAVVRYEQALKLSENRSNLSIWAYDEAVIGGLRAKWVPTKIGYEQDENIGNAVRRFIEKIKDAEGKETDDEIIRYEFRLGDFSILGDFLQELIGKDQFKIEEHGE; encoded by the coding sequence ATGAGCTCTCACGATCCGATTCGACAATCAAAGTATTTAAGACAAACATTATCTCAGGATAAAAAGCCAGTTGGTTTTTTTATTTCGGCAGGTTGCCCGCTAGCAGTCAATATGCCTGATGGCAAATGGCCTCTAATTCCTGATGTCGCAGGACTGACAAAATATATCGGGGAAGAGTTACAGAAAGAAACAAACCTAAGAGACAAAAAGTCAAAAAGTATATCTGATATTTATAATACCTTAATTCAAGAAATCGAAAAAACAGATAAATCTAATCCTAATATAGAGGATATTCTAAGTTTTGTCAGAGGATTAAAACAGATTTCAAAGGGAGCCAATAATGTAAGAGGACTTTCGGAAGAAGAATTAATTGATATTGAAGCCGAAATTTGTAAGAAAATCTCTCTGAAATTGCGTGTTGATTTACCCGATAACAAAACTCCATACCATAAATTAGCAAAATGGATACATAACATTGAAAGGGACACTCCTGTTGAAATTTTTACAACGAATTATGATTTATTATTAGAAGAAGCTTTCGAACAAATTGGTGTTCCTTATTTTGATGGGTTTGTGGGTTCCCGAAAACCTTTTTTTGATTTAAGAGCGGTAGAAGATGGGTTAACACCAAAACATTGGTCAAGGCTTTGGAAAATTCACGGCTCTATTAATTGGTATTTAAATGGGAAAGAAGTATATCGCTCAACAAGTTTAGATGAAGATGATTCCTATATAATTCACCCATCACATTTAAAATATGACCAAAGCAGAAAGATGCCTTACTTGGCATTAATAGACCGCCTTAATAAATTTCTGCGCCAAAATTCCGCCGTGTTAATAATGTCGGGCTATTCATTTAGTGATGAACATCTAAACGACACTATACTTAGTGCTTTAAAAGCGAATCCAACGGCAATGGTGATAGGACTACTATTCGGACCTTTATCTACCAATATTGAAGAAGAATGTTCTGATGGGAGCAAGGCTATAAAAGCAGTTGTGAGATATGAACAAGCTTTGAAGTTGTCTGAAAATCGATCCAATTTAAGTATTTGGGCCTATGATGAGGCTGTAATCGGAGGCCTAAGAGCTAAATGGGTTCCGACAAAAATAGGATATGAACAAGACGAGAATATAGGCAATGCGGTCAGAAGATTTATTGAAAAAATTAAAGATGCAGAAGGTAAGGAAACTGACGACGAAATAATTCGATATGAATTTCGACTTGGTGATTTCTCGATACTTGGTGACTTTTTGCAGGAGCTAATTGGCAAGGACCAGTTTAAAATAGAGGAGCATGGAGAGTAA
- a CDS encoding RNA polymerase sigma factor, with protein MTKTLTLSSDYIQQPDLVDRCINGERLAQKQLYDQYKAAMFTIALRILNDYDMACDALQDAFIEVFKDLKTFKRQSTLGAWIKTIVIRQAVKKSKFEFRYQPFDPEEHDSLVEQLQHINSADIDKAINQLPDGYRSVFTLVTVEGYSHKEAATILGITEVTSRSQLHHAKKQLQTLLKELKP; from the coding sequence ATGACAAAAACGTTGACGTTATCTTCTGACTACATACAACAGCCCGACCTTGTTGACCGCTGCATTAACGGGGAACGGCTGGCGCAAAAGCAATTGTACGACCAGTACAAGGCTGCCATGTTTACTATTGCCCTGCGCATACTAAACGATTACGACATGGCCTGCGATGCCTTGCAGGATGCTTTTATCGAAGTTTTTAAAGACCTGAAAACCTTTAAGCGGCAAAGTACGCTGGGGGCTTGGATAAAAACCATAGTGATAAGGCAGGCCGTGAAAAAGAGCAAGTTTGAATTCCGCTATCAACCGTTCGACCCGGAAGAACACGATAGTTTGGTAGAACAACTGCAACACATCAACTCGGCGGATATTGACAAGGCCATCAACCAACTGCCCGACGGATACCGCAGCGTATTTACATTGGTAACGGTAGAAGGATATAGTCACAAAGAAGCCGCAACTATTTTGGGTATCACAGAAGTAACCTCACGTTCGCAGTTACATCATGCAAAAAAACAACTGCAAACCCTACTTAAAGAATTAAAGCCATGA